A genome region from Megalobrama amblycephala isolate DHTTF-2021 linkage group LG16, ASM1881202v1, whole genome shotgun sequence includes the following:
- the LOC125248428 gene encoding cytochrome P450 2G1-like isoform X2, translating into MELSSSLVLVLVLAVLMLVRWKRNASGLSLPPGPLALPLVGNLPIMDKSAPFKSFMKWSKTYGPVMTVYIGLQRTVVLVGYDTVKEALVDQADDFKGRAPVPFLYRVLRGYGLAISNGDRWQQLRRFTLTTLRDFGMGRKQMEQWIQEESRHLLDSFEETKSTPVDPTFFMSRAVSNVICSLVFGQRFDYEDKNFLHLLQILSRLIRFGSSPWGQMYNIFPKLMEFLPGRHHAMFREVEDIKAFIMTKIKEHEQNLDFNDPNDFIDCFLIRLKEEKQNPDTEFHKDNMLATVLNLFVAGTDTTSTTIRYALMLLIKHPHIQEQMQREIDRVIGQNRNPTMDDRKSLPFTDAVIHEVQRYMDIAPLNFPHYATHDISFRGYLIPKDTVILPMLHSVLRDEGQWETPWTFNPENFLDANGNFKKNPAFFPFSAGKRSCVGESLARMELFLFIVSLLQRFSFSSPKGPDSIDPTPEFSSFGNVPRFYDLIASPR; encoded by the exons ATGGAACTCTCTAGCTCATTGGTGTTGGTTTTAGTCTTGGCTGTGTTGATGTTGGTCAGATGGAAGAGGAATGCGAGTGGACTTTCTTTGCCCCCAGGGCCTCTAGCACTGCCACTGGTTGGAAATTTGCCAATAATGGACAAGAGTGCACCCTTTAAAAGCTTTATGAAG TGGAGTAAAACCTATGGGCCTGTGATGACGGTGTACATAGGACTCCAAAGAACGGTGGTTCTGGTTGGTTATGATACAGTGAAAGAGGCTCTAGTGGACCAGGCAGACGACTTCAAAGGCAGAGCACCCGTTCCCTTTCTGTACAGAGTTCTGAGAGGCTATG GTTTGGCCATCAGTAATGGAGATCGTTGGCAACAGCTCAGGCGGTTCACTCTCACCACATTGAGGGATTTTGGAATGGGACGCAAACAAATGGAACAATGGATTCAAGAAGAGAGCAGGCATTTGCTGGACAGTTTTGAAGAAACCAAAT CAACACCAGTCGACCCAACCTTCTTTATGAGCCGGGCTGTGTCCAATGTGATCTGTTCTCTGGTGTTTGGGCAGCGCTTTGATTATGAAGACAAAAACTTCTTGCACTTGCTTCAGATACTTTCCAGACTCATTCGCTTTGGCAGCAGCCCTTGGGGTCAG ATGTACAACATCTTCCCTAAACTAATGGAGTTTTTGCCTGGTAGacatcatgccatgtttagagAGGTAGAGGACATCAAAGCCTtcattatgacaaaaatcaagGAGCATGAGCAGAATTTAGACTTCAATGACCCAAATGACTTTATCGACTGCTTCCTTATAAGACTCAAAGAG GAGAAACAAAATCCTGACACAGAATTCCACAAGGATAACATGCTGGCGACTGTTTTAAATCTGTTCGTAGCTGGTACAGACACCACCAGCACAACTATCAGATATGCCTTGATGCTGTTGATCAAGCACCCCCACATACAGG AGCAAATGCAGAGGGAGATTGATCGAGTTATTGGACAGAACAGAAACCCTACAATGGATGACAGGAAGTCCCTCCCATTTACTGACGCTGTCATTCATGAAGTACAACGCTATATGGACATTGCCCCACTAAATTTTCCCCACTATGCCACGCATGACATCTCATTCAGAGGTTATTTAATACCAAAG GACACTGTAATTCTTCCCATGCTACACTCTGTCCTAAGGGATGAGGGACAGTGGGAAACTCCTTGGACATTTAACCCAGAGAACTTTCTGGATGCCAATGGGAACTTTAAAAAGAATCCAGCCTTTTTCCCTTTTTCTGCAG GTAAACGCTCTTGTGTGGGCGAGTCTCTGGCTCGTATGGAGCTCTTTCTGTTCATCGTGTCTCTGCTTCAGAGGTTCAGCTTCAGTAGTCCAAAGGGTCCAGATAGCATTGACCCCACTCCTGAATTCAGCAGCTTTGGCAACGTGCCTCGATTCTATGATCTTATTGCATCCCCCCGCTAA
- the LOC125248428 gene encoding cytochrome P450 2G1-like isoform X1, with product MELSSSLVLVLVFVVLMLVKWKRKASGLSLPPGPLALPLVGNLPIMDKSAPFKSFMKWSKTYGPVMTVYIGLQRTVVLVGYDTVKEALVDQADDFKGRAPVPFLYRVLRGYGLAISNGDRWQQLRRFTLTTLRDFGMGRKQMEQWIQEESRHLLDSFEETKSTPVDPTFFMSRAVSNVICSLVFGQRFDYEDKNFLHLLQILSRLIRFGSSPWGQMYNIFPKLMEFLPGRHHAMFREVEDIKAFIMTKIKEHEQNLDFNDPNDFIDCFLIRLKEEKQNPDTEFHKDNMLATVLNLFVAGTDTTSTTIRYALMLLIKHPHIQEQMQREIDRVIGQNRNPTMDDRKSLPFTDAVIHEVQRYMDIAPLNFPHYATHDISFRGYLIPKDTVILPMLHSVLRDEGQWETPWTFNPENFLDANGNFKKNPAFFPFSAGKRSCVGESLARMELFLFIVSLLQRFSFSSPKGPDSIDPTPEFSSFGNVPRFYDLIASPR from the exons ATGGAACTCTCTAGCTCATTGGTGTTGGTTTTAGTCTTTGTTGTGTTGATGTTGGTCAAATGGAAGAGGAAGGCGAGTGGACTTTCTTTGCCTCCAGGGCCACTAGCACTGCCACTGGTTGGAAATTTGCCAATAATGGACAAGAGTGCACCCTTTAAAAGCTTTATGAAG TGGAGTAAAACCTATGGGCCTGTGATGACGGTGTACATAGGACTCCAAAGAACGGTGGTTCTGGTTGGTTATGATACAGTGAAAGAGGCTCTAGTGGACCAGGCAGACGACTTCAAAGGCAGAGCACCCGTTCCCTTTCTGTACAGAGTTCTGAGAGGCTATG GTTTGGCCATCAGTAATGGAGATCGTTGGCAACAGCTCAGGCGGTTCACTCTCACCACATTGAGGGATTTTGGAATGGGACGCAAACAAATGGAACAATGGATTCAAGAAGAGAGCAGGCATTTGCTGGACAGTTTTGAAGAAACCAAAT CAACACCAGTCGACCCAACCTTCTTTATGAGCCGGGCTGTGTCCAATGTGATCTGTTCTCTGGTGTTTGGGCAGCGCTTTGATTATGAAGACAAAAACTTCTTGCACTTGCTTCAGATACTTTCCAGACTCATTCGCTTTGGCAGCAGCCCTTGGGGTCAG ATGTACAACATCTTCCCTAAACTAATGGAGTTTTTGCCTGGTAGacatcatgccatgtttagagAGGTAGAGGACATCAAAGCCTtcattatgacaaaaatcaagGAGCATGAGCAGAATTTAGACTTCAATGACCCAAATGACTTTATCGACTGCTTCCTTATAAGACTCAAAGAG GAGAAACAAAATCCTGACACAGAATTCCACAAGGATAACATGCTGGCGACTGTTTTAAATCTGTTCGTAGCTGGTACAGACACCACCAGCACAACTATCAGATATGCCTTGATGCTGTTGATCAAGCACCCCCACATACAGG AGCAAATGCAGAGGGAGATTGATCGAGTTATTGGACAGAACAGAAACCCTACAATGGATGACAGGAAGTCCCTCCCATTTACTGACGCTGTCATTCATGAAGTACAACGCTATATGGACATTGCCCCACTAAATTTTCCCCACTATGCCACGCATGACATCTCATTCAGAGGTTATTTAATACCAAAG GACACTGTAATTCTTCCCATGCTACACTCTGTCCTAAGGGATGAGGGACAGTGGGAAACTCCTTGGACATTTAACCCAGAGAACTTTCTGGATGCCAATGGGAACTTTAAAAAGAATCCAGCCTTTTTCCCTTTTTCTGCAG GTAAACGCTCTTGTGTGGGCGAGTCTCTGGCTCGTATGGAGCTCTTTCTGTTCATCGTGTCTCTGCTTCAGAGGTTCAGCTTCAGTAGTCCAAAGGGTCCAGATAGCATTGACCCCACTCCTGAATTCAGCAGCTTTGGCAACGTGCCTCGATTCTATGATCTTATTGCATCCCCCCGCTAA
- the LOC125249376 gene encoding G2/M phase-specific E3 ubiquitin-protein ligase-like, protein MPNTSPLIAKHPSLFFSIMCYTETKLTADAVENIFHVQFSQPGSTNRQEEAGVLSYWRDYVLYLKEKEASPCLEDVLMFGTGLKEVPPAAIQPQPVLVFQKSSRFPMANVCTNSIKIPVLPTHMERTYMWIYAHI, encoded by the exons ATGCCAAATACCTCTCCTTTGATAGCAAAG CATCCTTCACTCTTCTTCTCGATTATGTGCTACACTGAGACCAAGCTGACAGCTGATGCTGTGGAGAACATCTTCCACGTGCAGTTCAGTCAGCCTGGTAGCACCAACCGTCAGGAGGAGGCCGGGGTACTGAGCTACTGGAGAGATTATGTGCTCTACCTGAAAG AAAAAGAGGCTAGTCCTTGCTTGGAAGACGTGCTTATGTTTGGGACTGGACTGAAAGAAGTTCCTCCTGCAGCAATACAGCCACAGCCAGTGCTAGTTTTTCAAAAGAGCTCACGCTTTCCCATGGCAAATGTATGTACAAATTCAATCAAAATTCCAGTCTTACccacccacatggaaagaacctatatgtggatatatgcgcatatatga